The genomic stretch CGTTGCATGCCGATGGGACGACGACCTGACCTGAGGAGACTGACCGCGATGGCCATCGAGGTTCGCATTCCGACCATTCTGCGCAACTACACCGACGGCGCGAAGGCCGTGAGCGCCGAGGGCGCTACCCTCGACGAGCTGATCACCAATCTTGAGTCCCGCCACCCGGGCATCAAGGACCGCCTCGTCGACGAGGGCGGCCTGCGCCGCTTCGTCAACGTCTACCTGAACGACGAGGACGTGCGCTTCCTCGGCGGCCTGGGCACGCCGGTGTCCGACGGTGACACGGTGACCGTGCTCCCTGCTGTCGCCGGCGGGTGACATGCGTTTCGAATCGCTGATCGACTCGGTGGGCCGCACGCCGCTCGTCGGCCTGCCGAGGTTGTCGCCGTCCGCCGACGTACGCATCTGGGCCAAGCTCGAGGACCGCAACCCGACCGGCTCGATCAAGGACCGGCCCGCGCTGTGGATGGTGGAGCAGGCCGAGAAGGACGGCCGGCTCACGCCCGGCTGCACGATCCTGGAGCCCACCAGCGGCAACACCGGCATCTCGCTCGCGATGTCGGCCAAGCTCAAGGGCTACAAGCTGATCTGCGTCATGCCGGAGAACACCTCAGAGGAGCGGCGCCAGCTGCTGCGCATGTGGGGCGCCGAGATCATCTCCTCCCCGGCGGCGGGCGGCTCGAACGAGGCCGTGCGCGTGGCCAAGGAACTGGCGGCGAAGAACCCCTCCTGGGTGATGCTCTACCAGTACGGAAACCCGGCCAACTGGCGCTCGCACTACGAGACCACGGGCCCGGAGATCCTCGAGGACCTGCCGACCGTCACCCACTTCGTAGCGGGGCTGGGCACGACCGGGACGCTGATGGGCGTGGGGCGGTTCCTGCGCGAGCGGGTGCCCGGCGTGCAGATCGTCGCCGCCGAGCCGCGTTACGGCGAGCTGGTCTACGGGCTGCGTAACGTGGACGAGGGGTTCATCCCCGAGCTCTACGACGAGTCGGTGCTGACCACCCGGTTCTCGGTCGGCTCCGCGGACGCGCTGCGGCGTACCCGCGAGCTGCTGGCCTCGGAGGGCATCTTCGCCGGCGTCTCGACCGGAGCCGCGCTGCACGCGGCGCTCGGGGTGGCCGCGAAGGCGGTCAAGGCGGGAGAGCGCGCCGACGTCGTGTTCGTGGTGGCCGACGGCGGCTGGAAATACCTGTCCACGGGAGCTTACGAGGGCACCTTGGAGGAGGCGGAAGACCGCCTCGAAGGCCAGCTCTGGGCCTGAACGTGAAGGAGGGCGGCCGGTCGGGGACCGGCCGCCCTCTTCGTTCGGCTCAGTTGAACAGGACCCGCATCGAGAACGTCGCCTCCGTGTCGGTCTGGGTGGCGCTGACGCCGATGGCCCGCAGCACCCGCAGGTTCGCCTTCTCGTCGCCCTGCATGTTCTTCAGGTAGAGGTTCTCGATCTTGTCGAGGTCGACGAAGAGGGCCGACGTCGCCCCGTCCGGGTCCGCGATCGCGGTCTGGAACGTCTCCGAGTCGCCCAGCGTGCCCTCCTCGGCCAGCTTCTTGGCGTACTCGTCCGTCGTCGCCACCGTGAAGACGCCGTCGCCGGCCATCTTGGCGATCTGGGGAGCGGGCTGCCCGCTGGCGGTCATCGCCTGCTGGATCTTGTCGAGGATGGCCTGCGCCTTGGCCGGGTCGGTGGCGATGCGTACGCCGCCCTTGATCTGGTTGCTGTTCAGGCCCTGGCTGTCCACCGCGACCGTGAAGTTCTTGCCGAAGACCGTGGCGAGGTCACCCGGCAGTTGCAGACCGAACTGGGTCTTGGCCTGCTCGATGAGCTGCTTGATCTCCGCCGCCCCGGACGCCGCGGCCTGCTTCTCGATCTCGGCCCACTGCTTGGTGACGACCTGGTCCAGGCCGGAGATCGACAGCGCGCCTGCCGTGGTGGCGGGCAGGATGCCCAGGTTGGCCTTGGGCAGGTCGCCCTGGGGCAGCATGCCCGTGGCGCCGCGGACCGTGCCGGCGAGCTCGACGTAGGCGCTGTCGAAGCGCAGGGCGCCGGCGAACCTGGCGTCCTTGACCTTGTCGACGGCCGCCTGCTGCTCGGCGGTCAAGTCCGCCTTGGCCAGGCCTATCAGACCGTTCATGTCGGCCCAGAAGGACAGCACACCCTGCTCGCCGACCGCGCCCATGTCCTCGCTGAACTCGGCGTTGTCGGCCAGGCTGCCTTCGGCCTGCGCATACTTGTCGGCCAGCGCCTGGTTGGCGGTGAGGAGCGCGTAGTCGTCACGGAAGGCGATGCCGTACTTGTCGCCGTCCATCAGCTTGGCGATGCCGGCCTTGGCCTGCTCCTGGTCCTTGACCTGGACGGCCACCGCGAAGTCGGGCTCCTCCTTGCCGGAGGGGACGGCGGCGAAGCCGATCCTGCTGCCCAGCCACGGGTCGACGTCCTTGGCAAAGTCGATCTTGTTGTCGGAGTCCTTGTTGATGGTGTCGAACAGCGCCTTGCGCGGGTCGTCGCCGGTGAAGGACTCCTTGGTGACCGTGAACTTCCTGGCGAGCGCGAACAGCGCGAGCTTCTGGTTCGCGGCCGGGTCCAGGTCGAGGCGGGCGTAGGCGATGGAGTTGGCGGGCAGGACGTCGTTCGGCTGCGTGCCGCCGCCGCCGATGGCGCCCACGGCCCACACGGCGCCGCCGCCGAGCAGCACCACCGCGAGCGTCGCGGCGGCCGCGATCACCCAGCCCTTGCGGCTCTTCTTGGCCGGCTGGGGCGGGCCGAAGCCGTCGGGGCCCTGCTGCTGCCATCCTGACTGCGCGTACTGGCCCTGCTGCCAGCTCTGCTCCTGCTGCCAGCCGCCCTGCTGCAACTGCTCCTGCTGCCAGCCACCCTGAGCCTGCTGCCCGTACGCCGGCTGCTGCTGCCCATATGCCTGTTGCCCGTATTGCGGCTGCTGCTGGTCGTATGCCGGCTGCCCGTACTGCGGCTGCTGCTGCCCGTAGGCCTGCTGTTCGTAGCCCTGGCCATGAGGCTGCTGCTGCCCGTATTGCGGCTGCTGCTGCTGGCCGTAAGCCCCCTCCTGGCCGTGGGACTGCTGGGGGTATGGCTGCTGCGGAGGGTACGGCTGCCCCTGGTTCCAGTTGTACGCCGTGGTCCGGTCAGGATCCTGGCCGTAAGGGGGATTATTCGCAGACATCACTCAACTCACAATGTGGACTTTTAACCACAGCGAAGTTAGCTGATGTTGCTTGTCGGCCGCTTGCAATGTGCTGAAGTCGGAATCAGACCCTGTTGAGCTCCTTTCTGAGCACCTCGATATGCACCTCACCGTCCGCGTAGTCGGTGACGCTCGACCAC from Nonomuraea polychroma encodes the following:
- a CDS encoding MoaD/ThiS family protein produces the protein MAIEVRIPTILRNYTDGAKAVSAEGATLDELITNLESRHPGIKDRLVDEGGLRRFVNVYLNDEDVRFLGGLGTPVSDGDTVTVLPAVAGG
- a CDS encoding PLP-dependent cysteine synthase family protein, with protein sequence MRFESLIDSVGRTPLVGLPRLSPSADVRIWAKLEDRNPTGSIKDRPALWMVEQAEKDGRLTPGCTILEPTSGNTGISLAMSAKLKGYKLICVMPENTSEERRQLLRMWGAEIISSPAAGGSNEAVRVAKELAAKNPSWVMLYQYGNPANWRSHYETTGPEILEDLPTVTHFVAGLGTTGTLMGVGRFLRERVPGVQIVAAEPRYGELVYGLRNVDEGFIPELYDESVLTTRFSVGSADALRRTRELLASEGIFAGVSTGAALHAALGVAAKAVKAGERADVVFVVADGGWKYLSTGAYEGTLEEAEDRLEGQLWA
- a CDS encoding DUF3352 domain-containing protein; its protein translation is MSANNPPYGQDPDRTTAYNWNQGQPYPPQQPYPQQSHGQEGAYGQQQQPQYGQQQPHGQGYEQQAYGQQQPQYGQPAYDQQQPQYGQQAYGQQQPAYGQQAQGGWQQEQLQQGGWQQEQSWQQGQYAQSGWQQQGPDGFGPPQPAKKSRKGWVIAAAATLAVVLLGGGAVWAVGAIGGGGTQPNDVLPANSIAYARLDLDPAANQKLALFALARKFTVTKESFTGDDPRKALFDTINKDSDNKIDFAKDVDPWLGSRIGFAAVPSGKEEPDFAVAVQVKDQEQAKAGIAKLMDGDKYGIAFRDDYALLTANQALADKYAQAEGSLADNAEFSEDMGAVGEQGVLSFWADMNGLIGLAKADLTAEQQAAVDKVKDARFAGALRFDSAYVELAGTVRGATGMLPQGDLPKANLGILPATTAGALSISGLDQVVTKQWAEIEKQAAASGAAEIKQLIEQAKTQFGLQLPGDLATVFGKNFTVAVDSQGLNSNQIKGGVRIATDPAKAQAILDKIQQAMTASGQPAPQIAKMAGDGVFTVATTDEYAKKLAEEGTLGDSETFQTAIADPDGATSALFVDLDKIENLYLKNMQGDEKANLRVLRAIGVSATQTDTEATFSMRVLFN